The Campylobacter sp. RM10537 genome has a segment encoding these proteins:
- the flhA gene encoding flagellar biosynthesis protein FlhA codes for MAKKNKIFDLVFPFLGPLIGPILKAKSLTIVGFIVCILAIIIVPLPSPILDFFLALSIALSVLIILISIYIPKPTDLTTFPTLILIITLFRLSLNIATTRMILSEGQNGPEVVSEIIASFGEFVVSGNMVIGVIVFCILVLINFMVVTKGSTRVSEVQARFTLDAMPGKQMAIDADLNAGLIDEQTARARRQEIIAEANFYGAMDGSSKFIKGDAVAGIIITIINIIGGFLIGSFQHDMPLSTAASTYTILTIGDGLVSQIPGLITSTATAIIITRASKDEDNFAEGTLNQLLSEYRTLLIVGFVLFIFALVPGLPHLSLGFMSLVFLGLGFLTKQVKEGKIEIMAAKKTKPSAAAGSGATAPSAAAPAKKSEEEILKEEEHKINDILKVEILELELGYGLIKLAESELTERIRSMRRSIAESLGFLMPKIRIRDNLRLKPNEYSFKLKGVSIASAEIYPDKYLAMDSGFITEEIEGIATKEPAFNSDALWIDANLKDEATLNGYIVIDPASVISTHMSELIKSHASELLTRQEVQNLLDKVKNDYPIIVEGALSVAPVSLIQKILKDLLKYHIPIKDMLTILESVSDIAEVSKSFDMIIEHVRASLARMITNMYLDDKGNLDIFILDSASSAVLMENVQFRDGSYHLPLSVAQTGVLVDTLRAEVAAVSNGRIKPFILCVEPQLRKFIADICYNFNINIVVLSFAEIAENTNFNTEGIIKIEL; via the coding sequence ATGGCAAAAAAAAATAAAATATTTGACCTTGTCTTTCCTTTTTTAGGACCATTAATTGGGCCAATTTTAAAGGCTAAAAGTCTTACTATAGTTGGTTTTATAGTTTGTATTTTAGCTATTATTATTGTTCCTTTACCAAGTCCTATTTTAGACTTTTTTTTGGCTTTAAGTATTGCTTTGTCGGTTTTAATTATCCTTATTTCTATTTATATTCCAAAACCAACAGATTTAACTACTTTTCCAACTTTAATTTTAATCATAACACTTTTTAGACTTTCTTTAAATATTGCTACAACTCGTATGATTTTAAGCGAAGGTCAAAATGGACCTGAAGTTGTAAGTGAAATTATTGCTTCTTTTGGTGAATTTGTGGTTAGTGGAAATATGGTTATCGGAGTAATCGTATTTTGTATTCTTGTTTTAATCAATTTTATGGTTGTAACTAAAGGAAGTACCAGAGTTTCTGAAGTACAAGCGAGATTTACACTTGATGCGATGCCAGGTAAGCAAATGGCTATTGATGCGGATTTAAATGCTGGTCTTATTGATGAACAAACAGCACGTGCAAGACGTCAAGAAATTATCGCTGAAGCAAATTTTTACGGAGCAATGGACGGTTCAAGTAAATTTATTAAAGGTGATGCAGTTGCTGGTATTATTATTACAATCATTAATATTATTGGTGGTTTTTTAATCGGTTCTTTTCAGCATGATATGCCATTATCTACTGCTGCTTCAACTTATACCATACTTACTATAGGAGATGGTCTTGTATCGCAAATTCCTGGCCTTATAACTTCTACGGCTACGGCTATTATTATTACTCGTGCAAGTAAAGATGAGGATAATTTTGCAGAGGGAACTTTAAATCAGCTTTTAAGTGAATATAGAACTTTATTAATTGTAGGTTTTGTTTTATTTATTTTTGCCTTAGTACCAGGTCTACCTCACTTATCTTTAGGCTTTATGTCTTTGGTATTTTTAGGTTTAGGATTTTTAACTAAGCAAGTAAAAGAAGGTAAAATTGAAATTATGGCAGCTAAAAAAACTAAACCAAGTGCGGCAGCTGGTAGCGGGGCAACTGCACCAAGTGCGGCAGCCCCTGCTAAGAAAAGCGAAGAAGAAATTTTAAAAGAAGAGGAACATAAAATCAATGATATTCTTAAAGTTGAAATTTTAGAGCTTGAGCTTGGATATGGACTCATAAAATTAGCTGAAAGTGAATTAACTGAAAGAATTAGATCTATGAGAAGAAGTATTGCAGAAAGCTTAGGGTTTTTAATGCCAAAAATAAGAATTCGTGATAACTTAAGACTTAAACCTAATGAGTATAGTTTTAAATTAAAAGGGGTTTCTATAGCGAGTGCCGAAATTTATCCAGACAAATATTTGGCTATGGATAGTGGATTTATCACTGAAGAAATTGAGGGTATAGCAACCAAAGAACCTGCTTTTAACTCTGATGCACTTTGGATTGATGCAAATTTAAAAGATGAGGCTACTCTTAATGGATATATAGTGATAGATCCTGCAAGTGTAATTTCAACCCATATGAGCGAGCTTATCAAATCTCATGCAAGTGAACTTTTAACACGCCAAGAAGTGCAAAATCTTTTAGATAAAGTTAAGAATGATTATCCGATTATAGTTGAAGGTGCTTTAAGTGTAGCGCCTGTAAGTCTTATTCAAAAGATTTTAAAAGATTTACTCAAATATCACATACCAATTAAAGATATGCTTACTATTTTAGAATCAGTTAGCGATATTGCTGAAGTAAGCAAAAGTTTTGATATGATCATAGAGCATGTAAGAGCGTCATTAGCAAGAATGATTACAAATATGTATTTAGATGATAAAGGAAATTTAGATATTTTTATTTTAGATTCTGCTAGTTCTGCAGTTTTAATGGAAAATGTTCAATTTAGGGACGGAAGTTATCATTTACCTTTGAGTGTAGCACAAACTGGTGTTTTGGTTGATACTTTAAGAGCTGAAGTAGCTGCAGTTTCCAATGGTCGTATTAAACCTTTTATACTTTGCGTTGAACCACAACTTAGAAAATTTATTGCTGATATTTGTTATAACTTTAATATTAACATTGTTGTGCTAAGCTTTGCTGAAATTGCTGAAAATACTAATTTTAATACAGAAGGTATTATAAAGATAGAACTTTAA
- the rpsO gene encoding 30S ribosomal protein S15 produces MALDSAKKAEIVAKFARKPGDTGSTEVQVALLSARIAELTEHLKIYKKDFSSRLGLLKLVGQRKRLLSYLKRKDYNSYSKLINELNLRDK; encoded by the coding sequence ATGGCTTTAGATTCGGCTAAAAAAGCAGAAATTGTTGCGAAATTCGCTAGAAAACCGGGTGACACTGGTTCAACAGAAGTTCAAGTAGCTCTTTTAAGCGCAAGAATTGCAGAGCTTACAGAACATTTAAAAATCTACAAAAAAGATTTTTCTTCAAGATTAGGACTTTTAAAACTAGTTGGACAAAGAAAAAGACTTTTGAGCTATCTTAAAAGAAAAGATTACAATTCTTACTCTAAATTAATCAATGAATTAAATCTTAGAGATAAATAA
- a CDS encoding DNA translocase FtsK produces MLTPSMGSWIYKINLFLFGEFGYYYPFFLFILNYFYYKRNYKIENFSRQELFGIGFALFSTLLLFSVLYRGYGYILEFIYTIFSTLLGHVGSGIFALLLFVFSLILLFPKFAKELLKIELNFAILLKLEQALKTFLMRIFGGETDKDDIGKSEPKAPIVEVKQKHLAQPLSEIEELVKINNINASKNSITTAKENFEKLKNQILDEKVEIDKESLEEAKSFVYENSQQVRNFVQKASRSSISLDEEFNFILKEEVDMIPERFLKPKKLEEIKQIDTTGRNLDEPSYKRKNIEISLPKQEIKPKIFTKELEQREDLIQKAKLEQEYKAYQNEILENKVKAEIQELEKDDKIELDLNNIIEGNKYNFEETIQNFTKQEEPIESNFQEIHENPIIEEETVKANQTSIHYHTNFEEPEILDFSEENFKPKEIESMNENTDDFMPVVEELDRPYIDPIPVIKLQEDEKEESQKTFEKISEQNNNEIKEEIISENKEEEIIKQRAILAKEIELNKALLKEIEQGEMEKPKDFKLPPLDFLSNFSQHKYDVNELEIDKKIYNLLEKLRRFKIGGDVTKTYVGPVVTTFEFRPSADVKVSRILNLQDDLTMALMAKSIRIQAPIPGKDVVGIEVPNEEIQTIYLREILESEVFKNSKSPLTIALGKDIVGNAFVTDLKKLPHLLIAGTTGSGKSVGINSMLLSLLYRNSPKTLRLMMIDPKMLEFSIYNDIPHLLTPVITDPKKAVNALSNMVAEMERRYRLMADAKTKNIENYNEKMKEIGNEELPFIVVIIDELADLMMTAGKDVEFYIGRLAQMARASGIHLIVATQRPSVDVVTGLIKANLPSRISYKVGQKIDSKVILDAMGAESLLGRGDCLFTPPGTSSIVRLHAPFASEFEIEKIVDFLKDQQEVCYDENFLQDSKNSSLINDNFSDDGEVDELYEDAKRIILEDQKTSISYIQRRLNIGYNRSANIIEKLTKEGFLSEPDSKGKRQIL; encoded by the coding sequence ATGCTAACTCCTAGTATGGGAAGTTGGATTTATAAAATAAATTTATTTTTATTTGGAGAATTTGGATATTATTATCCCTTTTTCTTGTTTATTTTAAATTATTTTTATTATAAAAGAAATTATAAAATAGAAAATTTTTCACGCCAAGAGCTTTTTGGCATAGGTTTTGCTCTTTTTTCAACACTACTACTTTTTTCAGTACTTTATAGGGGTTATGGTTATATTTTAGAATTTATCTATACTATTTTTTCTACTCTTTTAGGACATGTAGGAAGCGGTATTTTTGCACTTCTGCTTTTTGTTTTTTCTTTGATTTTATTGTTTCCAAAATTTGCAAAAGAACTTTTGAAGATAGAGTTAAATTTTGCGATTTTGCTTAAATTGGAGCAAGCTTTAAAAACGTTTTTAATGAGAATTTTTGGAGGAGAAACCGATAAAGACGATATAGGAAAATCAGAACCAAAAGCTCCAATTGTAGAAGTTAAGCAAAAACATTTAGCTCAACCTTTAAGTGAAATTGAGGAATTAGTAAAAATTAATAATATTAATGCAAGTAAAAATTCTATTACAACAGCGAAGGAAAATTTTGAAAAATTGAAAAATCAAATTTTAGATGAAAAGGTAGAGATTGATAAAGAAAGTTTAGAAGAGGCGAAGAGTTTTGTTTATGAAAATTCACAACAGGTTAGAAATTTTGTGCAAAAAGCTAGTAGAAGTAGTATAAGTCTTGATGAAGAATTTAATTTTATTTTAAAAGAAGAGGTAGATATGATCCCAGAGCGTTTTTTAAAACCTAAAAAACTTGAAGAAATCAAGCAAATAGATACCACAGGTAGAAATTTAGATGAACCAAGCTATAAAAGAAAAAATATAGAAATTTCATTACCAAAACAAGAAATAAAACCAAAAATTTTCACTAAAGAATTAGAACAAAGAGAAGATTTGATACAAAAAGCAAAACTAGAGCAAGAATACAAAGCTTATCAAAATGAAATTCTTGAAAATAAAGTAAAAGCAGAAATTCAAGAATTGGAAAAAGATGACAAAATAGAATTAGATTTAAATAATATTATAGAAGGTAATAAATATAATTTTGAAGAAACAATTCAAAATTTTACAAAACAAGAAGAACCTATAGAATCTAATTTCCAAGAAATTCACGAAAATCCTATAATAGAAGAAGAAACAGTAAAAGCCAATCAAACATCTATACATTATCATACAAATTTTGAAGAGCCTGAAATTTTAGATTTTAGCGAAGAGAATTTTAAGCCTAAAGAAATAGAAAGTATGAATGAAAATACTGATGATTTTATGCCTGTAGTTGAAGAATTGGATCGTCCTTATATTGATCCAATTCCTGTTATCAAACTTCAAGAAGATGAAAAAGAGGAAAGTCAAAAAACTTTTGAAAAAATTAGCGAGCAAAATAACAATGAAATTAAAGAAGAGATTATAAGCGAAAACAAAGAAGAGGAAATTATTAAACAAAGAGCTATTTTAGCAAAAGAAATTGAACTCAATAAAGCGCTTTTAAAAGAAATAGAACAAGGAGAGATGGAGAAGCCAAAAGATTTTAAATTGCCTCCACTTGACTTTTTATCTAATTTTTCACAGCATAAATATGATGTTAATGAGCTTGAAATTGATAAAAAAATTTACAATTTGCTTGAAAAATTACGTCGTTTTAAAATAGGCGGAGATGTAACTAAAACCTATGTTGGCCCTGTGGTGACTACCTTTGAATTTCGTCCAAGTGCAGATGTAAAAGTAAGTAGAATTTTAAATTTGCAAGATGACTTAACTATGGCTTTAATGGCAAAATCTATACGTATCCAAGCTCCAATACCTGGAAAGGATGTAGTAGGTATTGAAGTTCCAAATGAAGAAATACAAACGATTTATTTACGTGAAATTTTAGAAAGTGAAGTATTTAAAAACTCTAAAAGCCCCTTAACTATCGCCCTAGGAAAAGATATCGTAGGTAATGCTTTTGTGACCGATCTTAAAAAATTACCTCATTTATTGATAGCTGGAACTACTGGAAGCGGAAAAAGCGTAGGAATTAATTCTATGCTTTTAAGTCTTTTATATCGTAATTCTCCAAAAACTTTGCGTTTAATGATGATCGATCCAAAAATGCTTGAATTTAGTATTTATAATGATATCCCACATCTTTTAACTCCTGTCATTACAGATCCTAAAAAAGCAGTCAATGCTCTTTCTAATATGGTTGCAGAAATGGAAAGACGTTATAGATTGATGGCAGATGCAAAAACCAAAAATATAGAAAATTATAATGAAAAAATGAAAGAAATAGGAAATGAAGAACTACCTTTTATTGTTGTCATTATTGATGAATTAGCTGATTTGATGATGACAGCAGGCAAGGATGTAGAATTTTATATAGGACGTCTTGCACAGATGGCAAGAGCAAGTGGAATTCATTTAATTGTTGCTACTCAGCGTCCTTCTGTAGATGTTGTAACTGGACTGATAAAAGCAAATTTACCGAGTAGAATTTCTTATAAAGTAGGGCAAAAAATAGATTCTAAAGTTATTTTAGACGCCATGGGTGCTGAAAGTTTGCTTGGAAGAGGGGATTGCTTGTTTACACCTCCTGGAACAAGTTCTATTGTAAGATTACATGCTCCATTTGCAAGCGAATTTGAAATAGAAAAAATTGTTGATTTTTTAAAGGATCAGCAAGAGGTTTGCTATGATGAAAATTTTTTACAAGATTCCAAAAATTCATCTTTAATTAATGATAATTTTTCAGATGATGGAGAAGTAGATGAGCTTTATGAAGATGCAAAAAGAATTATTTTAGAAGATCAAAAAACAAGTATTTCTTATATACAAAGAAGATTAAATATAGGTTATAATAGATCAGCAAATATAATAGAAAAATTAACAAAAGAAGGTTTTTTAAGCGAACCTGATTCTAAAGGAAAAAGACAAATTTTATGA